The Microcystis aeruginosa NIES-843 sequence AACGATGACGGGAAAACCTTTAAAAGACTGAAATTCGCGCTCGCTGCTCAGTTGTCGAGAAATGCCGGGGCTAGATATTTCTAAAACGTAGGCCCCGGGTAAGATTTCTTGACTGTCGAGGGCGGTTTCTAAGGCCCGACTCATCTGCTCACAGTCCTCTAAACCAGTATCTCCCGCAAGATTGCGAATATCGACGCGCAGGACGGGAGGCCTTTTATTGGTTTGGAAAACGATATCGACCACTTCTAGCCCCAAGTTTTCAGCGATAGGGATGGCTAGGTGCAGCAGGTCGGGGATGAGCGGATGGGTCATGATTTAGACAACAAAAAAAGCGGGCGAAACCCACTTCCCTAAACTTTTAGTGATTGGGATAGGCAGTTGTTAGACTACCTAGCTAAATACAATATAGCAAAAAACCGTCATCACTATTTGCCACCGGGGTCGTGCCTAGGGGAACACAGAACAGTGGTCACGATCGAGTCGATCTGTCACAATGAATACAGGGTAACTAGATATAGAGTCAATTATGGATCAAAAATCTCCACTCACCGTAGTTAGAGCCAAGTCAGCTAAGAATCGTGGTCGTCGGCCAGTATGGAAAGGGATTGTCACCACTTGGATGATTCTGCAAACCTTTGGCCATGTCACTCCTGCTTGGAGTCAAAAAAACCAAAATACCCTCACCTACGGTGAATTGTTAGAGAAGATCGACCAAGGAAAGGTAAAAAAGGTCGAAATCAATCCTTCTTTGCAGCAGGCAGCAGTTACCCTCGTCGGTCAAACGGACAAGGATCCCCCGAAAGAAGTCAATTTATTTGACCAAAATCCCGAATTAATCAAGAAACTGGATGCTGAAAAAATTGAGTACGGCATTCTCCCCAGCACTGACAATTCGGCCTTGATCAATGTTCTCACTAACCTGTTAGTGATT is a genomic window containing:
- the rimP gene encoding ribosome maturation factor RimP, with product MTHPLIPDLLHLAIPIAENLGLEVVDIVFQTNKRPPVLRVDIRNLAGDTGLEDCEQMSRALETALDSQEILPGAYVLEISSPGISRQLSSEREFQSFKGFPVIVTGQDSQGKPQEWRGKLQGRDEQSIYLNQKGRSLTIDRTTVISVRLDERRSNQ